GACTTCGAGCCCTTGGCCCTTGAGGTGTTTCATCGCGACGCCGGTCGCCTGGCCGTCGTTGCCCGCGGCCTTGACGCCGTCGGCGACGGGCTCGAGCGCGACGAGAACCTCGGCCACACTCAGTGTCTGCGGGAGCAGGCTTTCAAGGATGGCAAGCTCGGCCTTGAGTTTCTCAACCGCGGCGGGGTCCTGCGTCAGCGCGACCGTCTCCTGGTTCGACTTCACCATCCGCCGGACGACCTGCTGCTCTTCCTTGTCGGTCATCGGCTCGGCCTTGCGCGTCTCGGCG
The sequence above is a segment of the Phycisphaeraceae bacterium D3-23 genome. Coding sequences within it:
- a CDS encoding GatB/YqeY domain-containing protein, which encodes MPEIKKRVFQAMKDKNELEKELLRVVLGDLQLAETRKAEPMTDKEEQQVVRRMVKSNQETVALTQDPAAVEKLKAELAILESLLPQTLSVAEVLVALEPVADGVKAAGNDGQATGVAMKHLKGQGLEVEGKDVAQAVKQLRS